One genomic region from Neoarius graeffei isolate fNeoGra1 chromosome 4, fNeoGra1.pri, whole genome shotgun sequence encodes:
- the LOC132885410 gene encoding zinc finger protein 501-like, whose amino-acid sequence MSNCKSSSVCNSANMPGEPTMMNSEEIDHENSVPTRSSSGQPTLSGIPYTCKQRQKTIYHCSECGKSCKHRSALQIHQRIHTGEKPYYCTECGMRFTHEANCRRHQRIHSGEKPHHCSQCGKSFRNAGNLKTHQRIHTGEKPYHCSDCGKSFTERGKLVKHQCIHTGEKPYCCSDCGKSFTNRGKLVKHQHIHTGEKPYYCTECGMSFAQEGNLQRHQRVHSREKPYLCSQCGKSFRERRTLKIHQRIHTGEKPYHCSQCGKSFRERQTLKTHQRIHTGEKPYHCSDCGKSFTVSGNLVKHQRIHTGEKPYYCSDCGKSFTDSGKLVKHQRIHTGEKPYYCSVCGMSFQRDDHLQRHWRVHSGEKPYLCSQCGKSFRDKGALKTHQRIHTGEKPYHCLDCGKSFTVSGNLVKHQRIHTGEKPYYCSDCGKSFTDSGKLVKHQRIHTGEKPYYCSVCGMSFQRDDHLQRHWRVHSGEKPYRCSQCGKSFRDKGALKTHQRIHTGEKPYH is encoded by the coding sequence ATGTCTAATTGCAAGTCATCTTCTGTTTGTAATTCTGCAAACATGCCAGGAGAACCCACTATGATGAATTCAGAAGAGATTGATCATGAGAATTCGGTACCTACAAGAAGCTCCAGTGGTCAGCCAACTTTATCTGGTATTCCCTACACTTGCaaacaaagacaaaaaacaaTTTACCACTGCTCAGAGTGTGGGAAAAGTTGTAAACATAGAAGTGCTCTCCAAATacatcagcgcattcacacaggagagaagccttatTACTGCACAGAGTGTGGAATGAGATTTACGCACGAAGCTAATTGCCGAAGACATCAGCGTATTCATTCAGGAGAAAagccacatcactgctcacagtgtggaaaaagcttTAGGAATGCAGGGAACCTCAAAACacatcagcgcattcacacaggagagaagccgtatcactgttcaGACTGcggaaagagttttactgaacgTGGAAAGCTTGTAAAACACCAGtgcatccacacaggagagaagccatattgcTGTTCAGACTGCGGAAAGAGTTTTACTAATCGTGGAAAGCTTGTAAAACACCAGCAcatccacacaggagaaaagcCCTATTACTGCACAGAGTGTGGAATGAGTTTTGCGCAAGAGGGTAATCTCCAAAGACATCAGCGTGTTCATTCAAGAGAAAAGCCGTATCTCTGCTCACAATGTGGAAAAAGCTTTAGGGAAAGACGAACTCTCAAAATacatcagcgcattcacacaggagagaagccgtatcactgctcacagtgtggaaaaagcttTAGGGAAAGACAAACTCTCAAAACACACCAGCGtattcatacaggagagaagccgtatcactgctcagattgcgggaagagttttactgttaGTGGAAATCTtgtaaaacaccagcgcattcacacaggagagaagccctaTTACTGTTCAGACtgcgggaagagttttactgacagCGGAAAACTTGTGaaacaccaacgcattcacacaggagagaagccctaTTACTGCTCAGTGTGTGGAATGAGTTTTCAGCGAGACGATCATCTCCAAAGGCATTGGCGTGTTCattcaggagagaagccgtatctctgctcacagtgtggaaaaagcttTAGGGACAAAGGAGCTCTCAAAACACACCAgcgtattcacacaggagagaagccgtatcactgcttagattgtgggaagagttttactgttaGTGGAAATCTtgtaaaacaccagcgcattcacacaggagagaagccctaTTACTGTTCAGACtgcgggaagagttttactgacagCGGAAAACTTGTGaaacaccaacgcattcacacaggagagaagccctaTTACTGCTCAGTGTGTGGAATGAGTTTTCAGCGAGACGATCATCTCCAAAGGCATTGGCGTGTTCATTCAGGAGAAAAGccgtatcgctgctcacagtgtggaaaaagcttTAGGGACAAAGGAGCTCtcaaaacacaccagcgcattcacacaggagagaagccgtatcactag